A genomic window from Micromonospora ferruginea includes:
- the metK gene encoding methionine adenosyltransferase — MTRLFTSESVTEGHPDKIADQISDGILDALLDQDPHSRVAVETMITTGQVHVAGEVTTKAYADIPTIVRETILGIGYDSSKKGFDGASCGVSVSIGAQSPDIAQGVDNAFELRTGGSESALDAQGAGDQGMMFGFACSETPELMPLPIALAHRLARRLSQVRKDGTIPYLRPDGKTQVTIEYDGLRPVRLNTVVVSSQHAADISLESLLTPDVREHVIAPELEGLGLETEGYRLLVNPTGRFEIGGPMGDAGLTGRKIIVDTYGGYARHGGGAFSGKDPSKVDRSAAYAMRWVAKNVVAAGLAERCEAQVAYAIGKAHPVSLFIETFGTETVSVASIEKAVAEVFDLRPAAIIRDLHLLRPIYRQTAAYGHFGRELPELTWEGTDRAADLKSAAGA; from the coding sequence GTGACACGTCTCTTCACGTCCGAATCGGTCACGGAGGGCCACCCGGACAAGATCGCCGACCAGATCAGCGACGGCATTCTCGACGCGTTGCTCGACCAGGACCCGCACAGCCGGGTCGCGGTGGAGACGATGATCACCACCGGGCAGGTGCACGTCGCCGGCGAGGTCACCACGAAGGCGTACGCCGACATCCCGACGATCGTGCGCGAGACGATCCTCGGCATCGGCTACGACTCGTCGAAGAAGGGCTTCGACGGCGCCTCCTGCGGGGTCAGCGTCTCCATCGGCGCGCAGTCGCCGGACATCGCGCAGGGCGTGGACAACGCGTTCGAGCTGCGGACCGGTGGTTCGGAGAGCGCACTGGACGCGCAGGGCGCGGGCGACCAGGGCATGATGTTCGGCTTCGCCTGCTCCGAGACCCCGGAGCTGATGCCGCTGCCGATCGCGCTGGCGCACCGCCTGGCGCGGCGGCTGTCCCAGGTGCGCAAGGACGGCACGATCCCCTACCTGCGCCCGGACGGCAAGACGCAGGTCACCATCGAGTACGACGGGCTGCGCCCGGTGCGGTTGAACACGGTGGTGGTGTCCAGCCAGCACGCGGCGGACATCTCGCTGGAGTCGCTGCTCACGCCGGACGTGCGCGAGCACGTGATCGCCCCGGAGCTGGAGGGTCTCGGCCTGGAGACCGAGGGTTACCGGCTGCTGGTGAACCCGACCGGCCGGTTCGAGATCGGCGGGCCGATGGGTGACGCCGGCCTGACCGGCCGGAAGATCATCGTGGACACCTACGGCGGTTACGCCCGCCACGGCGGCGGGGCGTTCTCCGGCAAGGATCCGTCGAAGGTGGACCGGTCGGCCGCGTACGCGATGCGCTGGGTGGCGAAGAACGTGGTCGCCGCCGGCCTGGCCGAGCGGTGCGAGGCGCAGGTCGCGTACGCGATCGGCAAGGCGCACCCGGTCAGCCTGTTCATCGAGACGTTCGGCACCGAGACGGTGTCGGTGGCCTCGATCGAGAAGGCCGTCGCCGAGGTGTTCGACCTGCGCCCGGCCGCGATCATCCGGGACCTGCACCTGCTGCGCCCGATCTACCGGCAGACCGCCGCCTACGGCCACTTCGGCCGCGAGCTGCCGGAGCTGACCTGGGAGGGCACCGACCGGGCCGCCGACCTCAAGTCGGCCGCGGGAGCCTGA
- the coaBC gene encoding bifunctional phosphopantothenoylcysteine decarboxylase/phosphopantothenate--cysteine ligase CoaBC — MPAEIVLGVGGGIAAYKACELLRLLTESGHRVRVVPTASALRFVGAPTWAALSGRPVADDVWSDVHEVPHVRLGQHADLVVVAPATADLLAKAAHGLADDLLTNTLLTARCPVVLAPAMHTEMWEHPATVANVATLRSRGVRVIEPAVGRLTGQDSGKGRLPDPAEIFAVARRALARGVAAPADLAGRHVVVTAGGTREPLDPVRFLGNRSSGKQGYAFARAAVARGARVTLVSANVALADPAGVDLVRVGTTDELRTATLAAAADADAVVMAAAPADFRPAHYATGKIKKSDDGVAPTIELVTNPDIAAELGRHRRSGQVLVVFAAETDDAETNGRAKLARKRADLIVVNEVGVDKVFGAETNAATVIGADGAVHRFAEQPKEALADAVWDLVVARLDPPS; from the coding sequence ATGCCCGCCGAGATCGTCCTCGGGGTCGGCGGCGGCATCGCCGCCTACAAGGCGTGTGAGCTGCTCCGGCTCCTCACCGAGTCGGGTCACCGGGTCCGGGTCGTGCCGACCGCCTCGGCGCTCCGCTTCGTCGGGGCGCCGACCTGGGCGGCGCTCTCCGGCCGGCCGGTCGCCGACGACGTCTGGTCCGACGTGCACGAGGTGCCGCACGTGCGGCTCGGGCAGCACGCCGACCTGGTCGTGGTCGCGCCGGCCACCGCCGACCTGCTCGCCAAGGCCGCCCACGGCCTCGCCGACGACCTGCTCACCAACACGTTGCTGACCGCGCGTTGCCCGGTCGTGCTGGCGCCGGCCATGCACACCGAGATGTGGGAGCACCCGGCCACCGTCGCCAACGTCGCCACGCTGCGCTCCCGCGGCGTCCGCGTGATCGAGCCGGCGGTCGGCCGGCTCACCGGGCAGGACTCCGGCAAGGGCCGGCTGCCCGACCCGGCCGAGATCTTCGCGGTGGCCCGCCGGGCACTGGCCCGCGGCGTCGCCGCCCCGGCCGACCTGGCCGGCCGGCACGTGGTGGTCACCGCCGGCGGCACCCGCGAGCCGCTCGACCCGGTCCGCTTCCTGGGCAACCGGTCCTCCGGCAAGCAGGGGTACGCGTTCGCCCGCGCCGCCGTGGCACGGGGCGCGCGGGTGACGCTGGTCTCGGCCAACGTGGCGCTCGCCGACCCGGCGGGGGTGGACCTGGTCCGGGTGGGCACCACCGACGAATTGCGGACGGCCACGCTGGCGGCGGCCGCCGACGCGGACGCGGTGGTGATGGCCGCCGCGCCCGCCGACTTCCGCCCGGCCCACTACGCGACCGGTAAGATCAAGAAGTCGGACGACGGCGTCGCGCCGACCATCGAGCTGGTCACCAACCCGGACATCGCCGCCGAGCTGGGTCGGCACCGCCGCAGCGGGCAGGTGCTCGTGGTGTTCGCCGCGGAGACCGACGACGCGGAGACCAACGGCCGGGCCAAGCTGGCCCGCAAGCGCGCCGACCTGATCGTCGTCAACGAGGTGGGCGTCGACAAGGTCTTCGGCGCGGAGACCAACGCGGCCACCGTGATCGGCGCCGACGGCGCCGTGCACCGGTTCGCCGAACAGCCCAAGGAGGCCCTGGCCGACGCCGTCTGGGACCTCGTGGTCGCCCGACTGGACCCGCCGTCCTGA
- the rpoZ gene encoding DNA-directed RNA polymerase subunit omega, translating to MGSIATNPEGITNPPIDELLEKTTSKYALVIFAAKRARQVNAYYSQLGEGLLEYVGPLVETTPQEKPLSIAMREINAGLLTAEPTDQP from the coding sequence GTGGGATCCATCGCCACCAACCCCGAGGGCATCACCAACCCGCCGATCGACGAGCTGCTCGAGAAGACCACCTCGAAGTACGCGCTGGTGATCTTCGCCGCCAAGCGGGCCCGTCAGGTCAACGCCTACTACAGCCAGCTCGGCGAGGGCCTCCTGGAATACGTCGGCCCGCTCGTGGAGACCACCCCGCAGGAGAAGCCGCTCTCCATCGCCATGCGCGAGATCAACGCGGGCCTGCTCACCGCCGAGCCGACCGACCAGCCGTAA
- a CDS encoding guanylate kinase, producing the protein MSTDDEARSAARLTVLSGPSGAGRGGVVEQVRARLASVWVPVVATTRPPRPGERQGVDRLFLDPAGFDRLVAAGALLEWCRIGPYRRGVPRADVRSRLAEGRPVLLPMDLAGALAVRAAVPQARLVLLAPPAYRADPVVADAFAHAVTHDRTERAVAELVGLIGSSVLAPARPPASG; encoded by the coding sequence GTGAGCACGGATGACGAGGCGCGCTCGGCGGCTCGGCTCACCGTCCTGTCCGGCCCTTCCGGGGCCGGCCGGGGCGGTGTCGTCGAGCAGGTCCGGGCGCGCCTTGCGTCGGTGTGGGTGCCGGTCGTCGCCACCACCCGACCGCCGCGCCCCGGCGAGCGCCAGGGCGTGGACCGGCTCTTCCTCGACCCGGCCGGCTTCGACCGGCTGGTCGCCGCCGGCGCGCTGCTGGAGTGGTGCCGGATCGGGCCGTACCGCCGGGGGGTGCCCCGCGCGGACGTGCGGTCCCGGCTGGCCGAGGGGCGGCCGGTGCTGCTGCCGATGGACCTCGCCGGCGCGCTCGCCGTGCGGGCCGCCGTGCCGCAGGCCCGGTTGGTGCTGCTCGCGCCGCCGGCGTACCGGGCGGATCCGGTCGTCGCGGACGCGTTCGCACACGCCGTGACGCACGACCGCACCGAGCGCGCCGTGGCGGAACTGGTAGGATTGATCGGTTCGTCAGTCCTGGCTCCGGCCCGACCGCCCGCGAGCGGTTGA
- the mihF gene encoding integration host factor, actinobacterial type, producing the protein MPLPSLTPEQRAAALEKAAEIRKARAELKEQLKQGKTTLATVLERAESDDVVGKLKVSAVLQAMPGIGKIRATQIMEKLKIADSRRLRGLGEQQRKALLGEFAAN; encoded by the coding sequence GTGCCGCTCCCGTCACTGACCCCCGAGCAGCGCGCTGCCGCGCTGGAGAAGGCCGCGGAGATCCGCAAGGCCCGCGCTGAGCTGAAGGAGCAGCTCAAGCAGGGCAAGACCACCCTCGCCACCGTCCTTGAGCGGGCCGAGTCCGACGACGTCGTGGGCAAGCTGAAGGTTTCGGCCGTGCTCCAGGCGATGCCGGGCATCGGCAAGATCCGGGCCACCCAGATCATGGAGAAGCTCAAGATCGCCGACAGCCGTCGCCTGCGCGGCCTCGGCGAGCAGCAGCGTAAGGCGCTGCTGGGTGAGTTCGCCGCCAACTGA
- the pyrF gene encoding orotidine-5'-phosphate decarboxylase — protein METFGVRLHRAVAERGPLCVGIDPHPGLLADWGLPDDVDGLERFCRIVVEAIGDRVAVVKPQSAFFERFGARGVGVLESTIRQLRNAGSLVLLDVKRGDIGSTVRAYASAYLDPSSPLYVDAITASPYLGVGSLEPMISTAAEHGGGVFVLALTSNPEGASVQRAVGADGRTVAQTVIDEISQLNRGAEPLGSFGLVVGATIGETGHDLGAVNGPLLAPGLGAQGGTPAGLRTVFGAALPSVLPSYSREVLGAGPEPDALRAATERVLAECRAALATV, from the coding sequence ATGGAGACCTTCGGGGTACGCCTGCACCGGGCGGTGGCGGAGCGGGGACCGCTCTGCGTGGGGATCGACCCGCATCCCGGGTTGCTGGCCGACTGGGGACTGCCGGACGACGTCGACGGGCTGGAGCGGTTCTGCCGCATCGTGGTGGAGGCGATCGGCGACCGGGTTGCCGTGGTCAAGCCGCAGTCGGCGTTCTTCGAGCGCTTCGGCGCGCGGGGAGTGGGCGTGCTTGAGTCAACTATCCGACAGTTGCGAAATGCGGGCTCGCTCGTTCTCCTCGACGTCAAGCGTGGCGACATCGGATCAACGGTCCGCGCGTACGCCTCGGCGTACCTCGATCCATCCAGTCCGCTGTATGTCGACGCGATCACCGCGAGCCCCTACCTGGGAGTAGGTTCGCTCGAGCCGATGATCTCCACGGCTGCCGAGCACGGTGGTGGGGTGTTCGTCCTGGCGCTCACCTCGAACCCGGAGGGCGCCTCCGTGCAGCGTGCCGTCGGCGCCGACGGGCGCACCGTCGCGCAGACCGTGATCGACGAGATTTCCCAGCTCAACCGGGGTGCGGAGCCGCTCGGCAGCTTCGGTCTGGTGGTCGGCGCGACGATCGGTGAGACCGGTCACGACCTCGGCGCGGTCAACGGCCCGCTGCTCGCGCCGGGCCTCGGCGCGCAGGGCGGCACCCCCGCCGGGCTCCGTACGGTGTTCGGTGCCGCGCTGCCGTCGGTGCTGCCGTCGTACTCCCGGGAGGTGCTGGGCGCGGGGCCGGAACCGGACGCCCTGCGGGCCGCCACCGAGCGGGTGCTGGCCGAGTGCCGGGCCGCCCTGGCCACCGTCTGA
- a CDS encoding adenosylmethionine--8-amino-7-oxononanoate transaminase: MTPDEILAVDRRHVWHPYAGLPAASPPLVVDSASGVRLRLADGRELVDGMSSWWAAIHGYRHPVLDAAVTDQLGRMSHVMFGGLTHEPAARLAATLVELAPDGLEHVFLADSGSVSVEVAVKMCLQYQRAVGRPERRRLGTWRGGYHGDTFHPMSVCDPEGGMHHLWGDVLPRQVFAPLPPAGFDAPPDPAYEAALVDAVERHADELAAVIVEPVVQGAGGMRFHHPHYLRVLREVTRAHGILLVFDEIATGFGRTGRMFAAEHAGVTPDVLCVGKALTGGYLTLAAALCTPEVAGAISADGVLAHGPTFMGNPLACAVANASLGLLRAGDWAGRVAGIAEGLRAGLAPLRDVPGVTDVRVLGAIGVVQLDHEVDLPAATAAAVAEGVWLRPFRDLVYTMPPYVCDAADVARIAAGVAAAVKAG; the protein is encoded by the coding sequence GTGACGCCCGACGAGATCCTGGCCGTGGACCGGCGGCATGTGTGGCATCCCTACGCGGGGTTGCCGGCGGCCAGCCCGCCGCTGGTCGTCGACAGCGCGTCGGGGGTACGGCTGCGGCTGGCGGACGGGCGGGAGTTGGTCGACGGGATGTCCTCGTGGTGGGCGGCCATCCACGGCTACCGGCACCCGGTGCTGGACGCCGCGGTGACCGACCAGCTCGGCCGGATGAGTCACGTGATGTTCGGCGGGCTCACCCACGAGCCCGCCGCGCGCCTGGCCGCCACCCTGGTCGAGCTGGCCCCGGACGGGCTGGAGCACGTCTTCCTGGCCGACTCCGGCTCGGTGAGCGTCGAGGTGGCGGTGAAGATGTGCCTGCAGTACCAGCGCGCCGTGGGGCGCCCGGAGCGCCGCCGCCTGGGCACCTGGCGGGGCGGCTACCACGGCGACACGTTCCACCCGATGAGCGTCTGCGACCCGGAGGGCGGCATGCACCACCTCTGGGGCGACGTGCTGCCCCGGCAGGTCTTCGCGCCGCTGCCGCCGGCCGGCTTCGACGCCCCGCCGGACCCGGCGTACGAGGCGGCGCTGGTGGACGCGGTCGAACGGCACGCCGACGAACTGGCGGCGGTGATCGTCGAGCCGGTGGTGCAGGGCGCCGGCGGGATGCGCTTCCACCACCCGCACTACCTGCGGGTGCTGCGCGAGGTCACCCGGGCGCACGGCATCCTGCTGGTCTTCGACGAGATCGCCACCGGCTTCGGCCGGACCGGGCGGATGTTCGCCGCCGAGCACGCCGGCGTCACGCCGGACGTGCTCTGCGTCGGCAAGGCGCTCACCGGGGGCTACCTGACGCTGGCCGCGGCGCTCTGCACCCCGGAGGTGGCCGGCGCGATCTCGGCCGACGGGGTGCTGGCGCACGGGCCGACGTTCATGGGCAACCCGCTCGCGTGCGCGGTCGCCAACGCCTCCCTGGGCCTGCTGCGCGCCGGGGACTGGGCCGGGCGGGTGGCGGGGATCGCCGAGGGGCTGCGGGCCGGCCTGGCGCCGCTGCGCGACGTGCCCGGGGTGACCGACGTGCGGGTGCTCGGCGCGATCGGCGTGGTGCAGCTCGACCACGAGGTGGACCTGCCGGCCGCCACGGCCGCCGCGGTGGCCGAGGGGGTGTGGCTGCGCCCGTTCCGGGACCTCGTCTACACCATGCCGCCGTACGTGTGCGACGCCGCGGACGTGGCCCGGATCGCGGCCGGCGTGGCGGCGGCGGTCAAGGCCGGCTGA
- the carB gene encoding carbamoyl-phosphate synthase large subunit, with protein MPKRTDLKHVLVIGSGPIVIGQACEFDYSGTQACRVLRSEGIRVSLVNSNPATIMTDPEFADATYVEPITPEFVELVIAKERPDALLPTLGGQTALNTAVALHSAGVLEKYGVELIGANIEAINRGEDRQLFKDIVAQAGVRLGVEDPSTLTPRSRVCHSMDEVRATVAELGLPVVIRPSFTMGGLGSGMAHTDADLERIAGSGLAASPVHEVLIEESVLGWKEYELELMRDRHDNVVVVCSIENVDPMGVHTGDSVTVAPAMTLTDREYQRLRDLGIAVLREVGVDTGGCNIQFAVNPVDGRIVVIEMNPRVSRSSALASKATGFPIAKIAAKLAVGYTLDEIPNDITLKTPAAFEPTLDYVVVKIPRFAFEKFPGADPELTTTMKSVGEAMSLGRNFTEALNKAMRSMETKSSGFWTVPDPDGATRENTLTALRMPHDGRLYTVERALRLGASIAEVAEASGGMDPWFLDQIAGLIELRTEIVDAPVLDAGLLRRAKRAGLSDRQLAALRPELAAEDGVRTLRHRLGIRPVYKTVDTCAAEFEATTPYHYSTYDSETEVAPSVRPKVLILGSGPNRIGQGIEFDYSCVHAVQALREVGYETVMVNCNPETVSTDYDTADRLYFEPLTFEDVLEAWHAEDSSGKAAGGPGVVGVVVQLGGQTPLGLAQRLKDAGVPVVGTSPESIHLAEERGAFGAVLARAGLRAPAHGMATSYEEAKAIADEIGYPVLVRPSYVLGGRGMEIVYDDATLRDYIGRATEISPDHPVLVDRFLDDAIEIDVDALVDADGDVYLGGVMEHIEEAGIHSGDSSCALPPITLAGSHLTQVRRYTEEIARGVGVRGLLNVQYALQGDTLYVLEANPRASRTVPFVSKATAVPLAKAAARIALGATIAELRAEGMLPPTGDGGTMPPDAPIAVKEAVLPFKRFRTPSGKGIDVLLGPEMRSTGEVMGIDTGFGQAFAKSQAAAYGSLPTAGKIFVSVANRDKRGMIFPIKRLADLGFQIVATTGTAEVLRRHGIACEQIRKHYESGEGADAVSLILGGDVALVVNTPQGSGASARSDGYEIRSAAVTADIPCVTTVPGAAAAVMGIEARINGDLRVRPLQDLHAALRAGE; from the coding sequence ATGCCTAAGCGGACCGACCTGAAGCACGTCCTGGTGATCGGCTCCGGGCCGATCGTGATCGGACAGGCCTGCGAGTTCGACTACTCCGGCACCCAGGCCTGCCGGGTGCTGCGCAGCGAGGGGATCCGGGTCAGCCTGGTCAACTCCAACCCGGCGACGATCATGACGGACCCGGAGTTCGCCGACGCCACGTACGTCGAGCCGATCACGCCCGAGTTCGTCGAGCTGGTCATCGCCAAGGAGCGCCCGGACGCGCTGCTGCCGACGCTGGGCGGGCAGACCGCGCTGAACACCGCGGTGGCGCTGCACTCCGCGGGCGTGCTGGAGAAGTACGGCGTCGAGCTGATCGGCGCCAACATCGAGGCGATCAACCGGGGCGAGGACCGGCAGCTCTTCAAGGACATCGTGGCCCAGGCCGGCGTACGCCTGGGCGTCGAGGACCCGTCGACGCTGACCCCCCGCTCGCGGGTCTGCCACTCCATGGACGAGGTCCGCGCCACGGTCGCCGAGCTGGGCCTGCCGGTGGTCATCCGGCCGTCGTTCACCATGGGCGGCCTGGGCTCCGGCATGGCGCACACCGACGCCGACCTGGAGCGCATCGCCGGTTCCGGCCTGGCCGCCAGCCCGGTGCACGAGGTGCTGATCGAGGAGAGCGTGCTCGGCTGGAAGGAGTACGAGCTGGAGCTGATGCGCGACCGCCACGACAACGTGGTGGTGGTCTGCTCGATCGAGAACGTCGACCCGATGGGCGTGCACACCGGCGACAGCGTGACCGTCGCCCCGGCCATGACGCTGACCGACCGGGAGTACCAGCGCCTGCGTGACCTGGGCATCGCGGTGCTGCGCGAGGTCGGGGTGGACACCGGCGGCTGCAACATCCAGTTCGCGGTCAACCCGGTCGACGGCCGGATCGTGGTGATCGAGATGAACCCGCGGGTGTCGCGCTCCTCGGCGCTGGCCTCGAAGGCCACCGGCTTCCCGATCGCCAAGATCGCCGCGAAGCTCGCGGTCGGCTACACGCTCGACGAGATCCCCAACGACATCACGCTCAAGACGCCCGCCGCGTTCGAGCCGACGCTCGACTACGTGGTGGTTAAGATCCCCCGGTTCGCGTTCGAGAAGTTCCCCGGCGCCGACCCGGAGCTGACCACCACGATGAAGTCGGTGGGCGAGGCGATGAGCCTGGGCCGCAACTTCACCGAGGCGCTCAACAAGGCGATGCGCTCGATGGAAACCAAATCATCTGGTTTCTGGACCGTGCCCGACCCCGACGGGGCCACCCGGGAGAACACCCTCACGGCGCTGCGGATGCCGCACGACGGCCGGCTCTACACCGTCGAGCGGGCGCTGCGCCTCGGCGCGTCGATCGCCGAGGTGGCCGAGGCGTCCGGCGGCATGGACCCGTGGTTCCTGGACCAGATCGCCGGGCTGATCGAGCTGCGCACCGAGATCGTCGACGCGCCGGTGCTCGACGCCGGCCTGCTGCGCCGGGCCAAGCGGGCCGGCCTGTCCGACCGGCAGCTCGCCGCGCTGCGCCCCGAGCTGGCCGCCGAGGACGGCGTCCGCACGCTGCGGCACCGCCTCGGCATCCGGCCGGTCTACAAGACGGTGGACACCTGCGCGGCCGAGTTCGAGGCGACCACGCCCTACCACTACTCGACGTACGACTCGGAGACGGAGGTGGCGCCCTCGGTCCGGCCGAAGGTGCTCATCCTCGGCTCCGGGCCGAACCGGATCGGGCAGGGCATCGAGTTCGACTACTCGTGCGTGCACGCGGTGCAGGCCCTTCGGGAGGTCGGCTACGAGACGGTGATGGTCAACTGCAACCCGGAGACCGTCTCCACCGACTACGACACCGCCGACCGGCTCTACTTCGAGCCGCTGACCTTCGAGGACGTGCTGGAGGCGTGGCACGCCGAGGACTCGTCCGGCAAGGCGGCCGGCGGTCCCGGCGTGGTCGGGGTGGTGGTGCAGCTCGGCGGCCAGACCCCGCTCGGCCTGGCCCAGCGGCTCAAGGACGCCGGCGTGCCGGTGGTCGGCACCTCCCCGGAGTCCATCCACCTGGCCGAGGAGCGGGGCGCGTTCGGCGCGGTGCTGGCCCGGGCCGGGCTGCGCGCGCCCGCGCACGGCATGGCCACCTCGTACGAGGAGGCCAAGGCGATCGCCGACGAGATCGGCTACCCGGTGCTGGTCCGGCCCTCGTACGTGCTCGGCGGCCGGGGCATGGAGATCGTCTACGACGACGCCACGCTGCGCGACTACATCGGCCGGGCCACCGAGATCTCGCCCGACCACCCGGTGCTGGTGGACCGGTTCCTCGACGACGCCATCGAGATCGACGTGGACGCGCTGGTGGACGCGGACGGCGACGTCTACCTGGGCGGCGTGATGGAGCACATCGAGGAGGCCGGCATCCACTCCGGCGACTCGTCCTGCGCGCTGCCGCCGATCACGCTGGCCGGCTCCCACCTCACCCAGGTGCGCCGCTACACCGAGGAGATCGCCCGCGGCGTCGGGGTGCGCGGCCTGCTCAACGTGCAGTACGCGTTGCAGGGCGACACGCTCTACGTGCTGGAGGCCAACCCGCGCGCGTCCCGGACCGTCCCGTTCGTCTCGAAGGCGACCGCGGTGCCGCTGGCCAAGGCGGCGGCCCGGATCGCGCTGGGCGCCACGATCGCCGAGCTGCGCGCCGAGGGGATGCTGCCGCCGACCGGCGACGGCGGCACCATGCCGCCGGACGCGCCGATCGCGGTCAAGGAGGCGGTGCTGCCGTTCAAGCGGTTCCGCACCCCGTCGGGCAAGGGCATCGACGTGCTGCTCGGCCCGGAGATGCGCTCCACCGGCGAGGTGATGGGCATCGACACCGGCTTCGGTCAGGCGTTCGCGAAGTCGCAGGCCGCCGCGTACGGGTCGCTGCCCACCGCCGGGAAGATCTTCGTCTCGGTGGCCAACCGGGACAAGCGCGGCATGATCTTCCCGATCAAGCGCCTGGCCGACCTGGGCTTCCAGATCGTCGCCACCACCGGCACGGCCGAGGTGCTGCGCCGGCACGGCATCGCGTGCGAGCAGATCCGCAAGCACTACGAGTCGGGCGAGGGCGCGGACGCGGTGTCGCTGATCCTCGGCGGCGACGTGGCGCTGGTGGTGAACACGCCGCAGGGCTCCGGGGCGAGCGCCCGCTCGGACGGCTACGAGATCCGCAGCGCCGCCGTCACGGCCGACATCCCGTGCGTCACCACCGTCCCCGGCGCGGCGGCGGCGGTGATGGGCATCGAGGCGCGCATCAACGGCGACCTCCGCGTCCGCCCCCTGCAGGACCTGCACGCCGCCCTCCGGGCCGGCGAGTGA
- the carA gene encoding glutamine-hydrolyzing carbamoyl-phosphate synthase small subunit, whose amino-acid sequence MGKRRSAILVLEDGRTFHGEAYGSVGETFGEAVFNTGMTGYQETLTDPSYHRQVVVQTAPHIGNTGVNGEDDESGRIWVAGYVVRDPARIGSNWRATGGLEDRLAAEGVVGISGIDTRALTRHLRERGAMRVGVSSVADDPAALLERVRTSPGMVGAALSAEVSTAKPYVVEARGEHRFTVAALDLGIKRNVPRRLAARGVTTHVLPAGSTVDDLLATGADAVFLSPGPGDPATADGPVALAREVLTRRIPLFGICFGSQILGRALGFGTYKLGYGHRGINQPVLDRATGKVEVTSHNHGFAVQVPGVSAGAVVPDQVVDTEFGGVRVSHVCLNDNVVEGLRAEDVPAFTVQYHPEAAAGPHDADYLFDRFAELIEGGKNA is encoded by the coding sequence ATGGGTAAGAGGCGAAGCGCGATCCTCGTTCTGGAGGACGGGCGCACGTTCCACGGCGAGGCGTACGGCAGCGTCGGGGAGACCTTCGGCGAGGCGGTCTTCAACACCGGCATGACCGGCTACCAGGAGACGCTCACCGACCCCTCGTACCACCGCCAGGTGGTGGTGCAGACCGCGCCGCACATCGGCAACACCGGCGTCAACGGCGAGGACGACGAGTCCGGCCGGATCTGGGTGGCCGGGTACGTGGTGCGCGACCCGGCCCGGATCGGCTCGAACTGGCGCGCCACCGGCGGGCTGGAGGACCGGCTCGCCGCCGAGGGCGTGGTCGGCATCAGTGGGATCGACACCCGCGCGCTGACCCGGCACCTGCGCGAGCGCGGCGCGATGCGGGTCGGCGTCTCCAGCGTCGCCGACGACCCGGCCGCCCTGCTGGAGCGGGTCCGCACCTCGCCGGGCATGGTAGGCGCGGCCCTGTCCGCCGAGGTGAGCACCGCCAAGCCGTACGTGGTCGAGGCGCGGGGCGAGCACCGGTTCACGGTGGCCGCGCTGGACCTGGGCATCAAGCGCAACGTGCCGCGCCGGCTCGCCGCCCGCGGCGTCACCACCCACGTGCTGCCCGCCGGCTCGACCGTCGACGACCTGCTCGCCACCGGCGCGGACGCGGTCTTCCTGTCGCCCGGCCCGGGCGACCCGGCGACCGCCGACGGCCCGGTGGCCCTGGCGCGGGAGGTGCTCACCCGGCGGATCCCGCTGTTCGGCATCTGCTTCGGCAGCCAGATCCTCGGCCGGGCGCTCGGCTTCGGCACCTACAAGCTGGGGTACGGCCACCGCGGCATCAACCAGCCGGTGCTCGACCGGGCCACCGGCAAGGTCGAGGTGACCAGCCACAACCACGGCTTCGCCGTGCAGGTGCCGGGCGTCTCCGCCGGCGCGGTGGTGCCCGACCAGGTGGTCGACACCGAGTTCGGCGGTGTCCGGGTCTCCCATGTGTGCCTCAATGACAACGTGGTCGAGGGGCTGCGGGCCGAGGACGTGCCCGCCTTCACCGTCCAGTACCACCCGGAGGCGGCGGCCGGCCCGCACGACGCGGACTACCTGTTCGACCGCTTCGCGGAGCTCATCGAAGGCGGAAAAAATGCCTAA